The following are from one region of the Blastocatellia bacterium genome:
- a CDS encoding aminotransferase class V-fold PLP-dependent enzyme, whose protein sequence is MNEEIRKLFPITQNYLYLNHAAVTPYSTMVESAISKIASDIAQNGSVNWHQWIDTVNNTRLLVAKLLNAKAENIAFMKNTSDAISAVANGINWVNGDNVISCDIEFPANIYPWMRLKQQGVELRLAKTINKKVSPENLFQLVDSHTKVIALSWVQYSSGFRADLITIGKFCRENNILFCVDGIQALGALELDVERDFVDTFAADAHKFLMGPEGVGVMFLSNRALELIQPTTVGWLSVKNWWNCFDEDFEYKLDYLPSAQRFECGTPNTVGIYGLKAALELMLKIGAKEIENYLLDLCEYTFKGLQELGFETLAPTKREEASAIVCCRHSKFTPEQFYKALLKEKIVCAPRCGWLRISPHFYINQADIDQLLTTLRKLIS, encoded by the coding sequence ATGAATGAAGAAATTAGGAAATTATTCCCAATCACACAAAATTATCTTTACTTAAATCATGCTGCTGTGACTCCTTATTCTACAATGGTAGAATCTGCAATAAGTAAAATTGCTAGTGATATTGCTCAAAATGGTTCTGTAAATTGGCATCAATGGATTGATACAGTTAATAATACTCGTCTTTTAGTAGCTAAATTACTAAATGCAAAAGCAGAAAATATTGCTTTTATGAAAAATACTTCTGATGCTATTTCTGCCGTAGCTAATGGAATTAATTGGGTTAATGGGGATAACGTTATTAGTTGTGATATAGAATTTCCTGCAAATATTTATCCTTGGATGAGATTAAAGCAACAAGGTGTAGAGCTAAGACTAGCTAAAACAATAAATAAAAAAGTTTCTCCTGAAAATTTATTTCAACTAGTTGATAGCCATACTAAAGTAATTGCTCTTAGCTGGGTACAATATTCTAGTGGATTTCGTGCTGACTTAATTACTATAGGTAAATTTTGTAGGGAAAATAATATTTTATTTTGTGTTGATGGAATTCAAGCTTTAGGGGCATTAGAGCTAGATGTAGAAAGAGATTTTGTAGACACATTTGCTGCTGATGCACATAAATTTTTAATGGGGCCAGAAGGCGTTGGAGTTATGTTTTTATCTAATAGAGCTTTAGAATTAATTCAACCTACTACAGTAGGCTGGCTATCAGTAAAAAATTGGTGGAATTGTTTTGATGAAGATTTTGAATATAAACTAGATTATTTACCTTCAGCACAACGCTTTGAATGTGGAACACCTAACACAGTAGGTATTTATGGATTAAAAGCAGCTTTGGAACTAATGCTAAAAATAGGTGCAAAGGAAATAGAAAATTATCTATTAGATTTATGTGAGTATACTTTCAAAGGCTTACAAGAGTTAGGTTTTGAAACTCTTGCACCAACTAAACGAGAAGAAGCATCAGCAATTGTTTGTTGCCGGCATAGTAAATTTACTCCAGAACAATTCTATAAAGCGTTGCTAAAGGAAAAAATTGTTTGCGCCCCTCGATGTGGTTGGCTAAGAATTTCTCCTCATTTTTATATTAACCAAGCAGATATTGATCAACTGCTAACAACTCTAAGGAAATTAATTAGCTAA
- a CDS encoding GAF domain-containing protein, whose translation MKQPIYYFVHQQLSNIVKILEKDYELIPLKGDFKIGIVQKNILTSTVYGIILAPISLISENFPFIEPHPNRCLIVVGTELDFEKLPAELIKKIYCLLPSNSSALMTGKQMENACTFLHSREVVENARIRLEGQTQIMYELNRVGMALSAERNTERLLDMIVRKAREVTRSDAASLYLVEPDGKGGEQLRFKYTLNESLAIESKAQFQEFTIPVSYQSIAGFVAESGIPLNIEDVYQIPIEAPYGFNRSFDERSGYHTKSMLVVPMFNAFNYVIGVLQLINHKIATKVKINNIEVANRFVNPYPQELVDLATSLASQAAVALENSLLYQNIKNLFEGFVSASVKAIEQRDPTTSGHSFRVADLTVGLAELVDKYDRKPFGGVSFSRDQLTEIRYASLLHDFGKVGVREEVLIKAKKLYPLQFELLKWRFDFYRRTVQLGFSERKLEYLLKKGQDAYLANLPEIDIDLANEMKHLDEMWQMIVKSNEPTVLAEGSFERLIEIAQRSLQTYDGNTMPLLNEQEIRTLSIPKGSLNDQERREIEQHAYHTFVFLSQIPWLEEWKNIPRIAGYHHEKLNGRGYPNGVSANEIPIQSRMMTISDIFDALTASDRPYKKAVPVDKALNIIESEVKLGQIDSDLFNLFIESKIYEIVLHK comes from the coding sequence ATGAAACAGCCTATTTACTATTTTGTTCATCAGCAACTATCTAATATTGTAAAAATACTAGAAAAAGACTATGAACTAATTCCTCTAAAAGGCGACTTTAAGATTGGTATAGTACAAAAAAACATCTTAACATCAACTGTTTATGGCATTATATTAGCCCCTATTAGCTTAATTTCAGAAAATTTTCCATTTATTGAACCCCATCCAAACCGATGTTTAATTGTTGTTGGTACAGAATTAGACTTTGAAAAGCTACCAGCAGAATTAATCAAAAAAATATATTGTCTATTGCCATCAAATTCTTCTGCACTAATGACAGGCAAGCAAATGGAAAATGCCTGCACCTTTCTGCATTCACGCGAAGTTGTAGAAAATGCACGTATTCGCCTAGAGGGACAAACCCAAATAATGTACGAGCTTAACCGCGTTGGAATGGCTCTTTCTGCTGAACGAAACACCGAACGATTGCTAGATATGATTGTACGTAAAGCTAGAGAAGTAACACGTTCAGATGCTGCAAGCCTTTATTTAGTTGAGCCAGACGGCAAAGGAGGCGAGCAACTACGTTTTAAGTATACACTTAACGAAAGTTTAGCAATTGAATCCAAAGCCCAATTTCAAGAATTTACCATTCCTGTTTCTTATCAATCAATTGCTGGATTTGTTGCTGAATCTGGCATTCCATTAAATATTGAAGACGTTTATCAAATCCCAATAGAAGCACCTTATGGTTTTAATCGTTCATTTGATGAGCGTAGTGGCTACCATACAAAATCAATGTTAGTTGTACCTATGTTTAATGCTTTTAACTATGTCATAGGAGTTCTACAGCTAATTAATCATAAAATTGCTACCAAAGTAAAAATTAATAATATTGAAGTTGCAAACCGTTTTGTTAATCCTTACCCGCAGGAATTAGTAGATTTAGCAACTTCCCTAGCCTCACAAGCCGCTGTAGCTTTAGAAAATTCTTTACTCTACCAAAATATTAAAAATTTATTTGAAGGTTTTGTAAGTGCTTCAGTAAAAGCTATTGAGCAACGCGACCCTACAACTTCAGGACATTCTTTTCGAGTAGCGGATTTAACCGTTGGACTAGCTGAACTAGTGGATAAATACGACCGCAAACCTTTTGGAGGTGTAAGTTTTAGTCGTGATCAATTAACTGAAATTCGTTACGCTTCTTTACTACATGATTTTGGTAAGGTAGGGGTAAGAGAAGAAGTATTAATAAAAGCTAAAAAGCTTTATCCATTGCAATTTGAGCTATTAAAATGGCGTTTTGATTTTTATCGTCGTACTGTTCAACTAGGATTTTCAGAAAGAAAACTAGAATATTTGCTAAAAAAAGGCCAAGACGCTTATTTAGCTAACTTGCCAGAAATAGACATAGATTTAGCTAATGAAATGAAGCATTTAGATGAAATGTGGCAAATGATAGTAAAAAGTAATGAGCCAACGGTTTTAGCAGAAGGTTCTTTTGAAAGACTGATAGAAATTGCTCAACGTAGCCTTCAAACCTATGATGGAAACACTATGCCGTTATTAAATGAACAAGAAATTCGGACACTTTCCATTCCAAAAGGCTCACTTAACGATCAGGAGCGTCGAGAAATAGAGCAACACGCTTATCACACCTTTGTTTTTCTTTCTCAAATACCTTGGTTAGAAGAATGGAAAAATATTCCCCGAATTGCCGGCTATCACCATGAAAAACTAAATGGACGTGGTTATCCTAATGGAGTTTCGGCTAATGAAATTCCAATCCAATCTCGAATGATGACAATCTCAGATATTTTTGACGCGCTAACAGCTTCAGATCGCCCTTATAAAAAGGCTGTTCCTGTAGATAAAGCTCTTAACATCATTGAAAGCGAAGTTAAATTAGGACAAATAGATAGCGATTTATTTAATCTATTTATTGAATCAAAAATCTACGAAATAGTGCTACATAAATAA
- a CDS encoding D-alanyl-D-alanine carboxypeptidase — MKKAILTLSAISLLLLLFLPFSGKFFGKKTKPANETVANADIDIAKLKPPKKLLSLESYLNRLSESGAPTESQGILMQTLEGKVLVEHNADTPLNPASVMKLSVSYLALKRFDPNHKFKTVAYTYGLIDESKQVLYGDLIIETEGDPNFTLADANNLAASIRSQGIKTIIGELVIKGPLLLRHTSNQIYVNTKLRSSLGLRFTKPTKTSETSKKDDSRILLGVHNSQSLKELLLYMNAHSDNYYAEHLGQMLGGIEVIEKELESEFKLKEEELIITHASGLDYNRITPRASIKIFEKMVKLLRSYKMRIEDIMPVMGVDSGTLVTRLVESSLQGAVVAKTGTLHITDEGASILQGVLYTKEHGPVLFAIFNMVGKVNYFRNEQDTLLKELVTDLSLTPKVVRLENIFPDSAPILTEVKNFPSKKAYGRRNVSIKSKKRR; from the coding sequence GTGAAAAAAGCGATTCTTACTTTGTCTGCTATCAGCTTATTATTACTGCTGTTTTTACCCTTTAGCGGAAAGTTTTTTGGAAAAAAAACTAAACCTGCTAATGAAACTGTTGCTAATGCTGATATTGATATAGCTAAATTAAAACCTCCTAAAAAGCTTTTATCACTAGAAAGCTATCTTAACCGTTTAAGTGAAAGCGGCGCACCAACAGAATCACAAGGCATTTTAATGCAAACACTTGAAGGTAAAGTTTTAGTTGAGCATAATGCAGATACTCCACTTAATCCAGCTTCCGTAATGAAATTATCTGTATCATATTTAGCACTTAAGCGTTTTGATCCAAATCATAAATTTAAGACTGTAGCTTATACCTATGGATTAATTGATGAATCTAAACAAGTTCTTTATGGTGATTTAATTATTGAAACAGAAGGAGATCCAAACTTTACCCTTGCTGATGCTAATAATTTAGCTGCTAGTATTCGTAGCCAAGGAATTAAAACTATAATAGGAGAGTTAGTTATAAAAGGCCCATTGCTACTGCGCCATACTTCAAATCAAATATATGTAAATACAAAATTAAGATCTAGTTTAGGATTACGTTTTACTAAACCAACCAAAACCAGCGAAACTTCCAAAAAAGACGATTCCAGGATTTTACTTGGTGTCCATAATTCCCAATCACTAAAAGAATTGCTTCTTTATATGAATGCTCATAGTGATAATTACTATGCTGAACATTTAGGGCAAATGCTTGGAGGAATTGAAGTAATAGAAAAAGAATTAGAATCAGAATTTAAGCTAAAAGAAGAAGAGCTAATTATTACTCATGCTTCTGGCCTAGATTACAATCGTATAACTCCTCGTGCTTCAATAAAAATTTTTGAGAAAATGGTTAAGCTCCTAAGATCCTACAAAATGCGTATAGAAGACATTATGCCTGTAATGGGGGTTGACTCAGGAACATTAGTAACTCGTTTAGTAGAAAGCTCTTTACAAGGTGCTGTTGTAGCTAAAACTGGCACACTGCATATTACTGATGAAGGAGCATCTATTCTCCAAGGTGTACTTTACACTAAGGAACATGGCCCAGTGCTATTTGCTATTTTTAATATGGTAGGTAAAGTAAATTACTTTCGTAATGAACAAGATACTTTACTAAAAGAACTTGTCACAGATTTATCTTTAACTCCAAAAGTAGTAAGGCTTGAAAATATATTTCCTGATAGTGCGCCAATTTTAACCGAAGTTAAAAACTTTCCTAGTAAAAAGGCTTATGGTCGTCGTAATGTTAGCATTAAGTCTAAAAAACGTCGTTAA